Sequence from the Maribacter aquivivus genome:
GAATAGGTATTTTACCGAGGTAACGGCCTAAAGAATTTGATGTTTAGGTATTTAAAGAATAGGAGATAACAGTCACTTTAAATTAATTAAGTGGTAGAATGGTTAAGAAGTAATTTTTTTTAATTATTGTTTTATGAAGCCAATATGGAGCAATTATAGATGTAAGTGAACTAAAATTGTATAAAACAACGTAAGTAAAGTAAAGTTGAACCTCTCTTTCTAAATTAATCAATTCAAAGAAGGTCTAAAATTAAATTCTAAGTTTATCTTTGTTAAGATGGCCAAAAAGAAAGTCAAAAAAAGAAAAGAAATAAAAAGGAAACTACTTCATAAGTACCGTTTGGTAATACTAAACGAAAGTACTTTCGAAGAGAAGATTTCTTTTAAGTTAAGCAGGCTCAATGTTTTTGTTACAGGTTCTCTTTTCATGATAACTTTGATCGGACTAACAACACTACTTATTGCCTTTACTCCGCTAAGAGAATATATACCAGGCTATTCTTCAACAAGATTAAAGAAAGAAGCCACTGAGCTTACGTATAAAACGGACTCTTTAATTAGAACATTAAATTATACCAATAAGTATTTAGATAATATTCGTATGGTTTTAAAGGGTGATATAGAAAATACGGTAGTTAATAGAGATTCTCTTTTTCAGCAGTTTAAATTAGATCCGGCATCGGTAGATTTAAACCCTATTAGAGAAGATTCGTTATTACGGGCAGAGGTCGCTCTTGAAGATAAGTACAACTTATTCGAACGAACAATCGATAAGAAAAATTTAGTGCTCTTTACGCCAGTTTCAGGTTCTGTCTCTATGGGCTTCAATCCAAATGAAAAACACTATGCGGTTGATATTACTGCTGTAACTGATAGTCCGGTAAAAGCGATTGCAAATGGTACAGTAATTTTTTCTGAATGGACAGCAGATACTGGTTATGTAATTATTATTGAGCATGAAGGCGGATTATTAAGTGTATACAAGCATAATGGTTCATTATCAAAATATCAAGGTAATATAGTAAGAGGTGGTGAAGTAATTGCTGCAGTTGGTAATACTGGTGAACTTACCACTGGACCACATCTTCACTTTGAACTTTGGGATAACGGAACACCTATTGATCCTTTAAATTATATTGATTTTAATTAAAACAAAATGTCACTAAAGACTATTGCTGCTAAAATATTTGCGCATCGTATCGCGAAAAGAACCGATAGGTGGGTCAGTAATCCTATTGAGACACAAGCGAGGGTTTTTAGTGAACTTATCGCAAAAGGAAACGAGACAAAGTTTGGTAAAGATCATAACTTAAAGACGATTAAAACCCATAGCGATTTTATAGCTCAGGTTCCTATTAGAGATTACGAAGAACTTAAAGAATATGTGAATCTAGCGGTTGCCGGGCAAGAAGATATTCTTTGGCCAGGTAAACCATTATATTTTGCAAAAACCTCGGGCACCA
This genomic interval carries:
- a CDS encoding M23 family metallopeptidase; protein product: MAKKKVKKRKEIKRKLLHKYRLVILNESTFEEKISFKLSRLNVFVTGSLFMITLIGLTTLLIAFTPLREYIPGYSSTRLKKEATELTYKTDSLIRTLNYTNKYLDNIRMVLKGDIENTVVNRDSLFQQFKLDPASVDLNPIREDSLLRAEVALEDKYNLFERTIDKKNLVLFTPVSGSVSMGFNPNEKHYAVDITAVTDSPVKAIANGTVIFSEWTADTGYVIIIEHEGGLLSVYKHNGSLSKYQGNIVRGGEVIAAVGNTGELTTGPHLHFELWDNGTPIDPLNYIDFN